Proteins from one Mycobacterium adipatum genomic window:
- a CDS encoding nitrate reductase subunit alpha codes for MRTPRIGGAAEELLARSGRFFTPGTISPDARTVSHRGGRDGDVFYRDRWSHDKVVRSTHGVNCTGSCSWKIYVKDGIITWETQETDYPSVGADRPEYEPRGCPRGAAFSWYTYSPTRVRYPYARGVLVEMYREARGRLGDPVLAWADIQNDADRRRRYQQARGKGGLVRVSWAEATEMIAAAHVHTIKTYGPDRVAGFSPIPAMSMVSHAAGSRFVELVGGVMTSFYDWYADLPVASPQVFGDQTDVPESGDWWDAAYLLMWGSNVPVTRTPDAHWMAEVRYRGTKVVTISPDYADNTKFADEWMPCAAGTDGALAMAMGHVILSECFVDKQIPFFTDYVRTFTDLPFLITLEERDGALVPAKNLTAADLGLDVENAAFKPVLWDTAGDCAAVPKGSLGFRFGDSGAGSWNLDLESLMPALTVAVDGGPTAEITLPRFDTVDGHGATMVRGVPVRRIADRLVCTVFDLMLAQYGVARPGLPGDWPSGYQDAATPYTPAWQEVITGVSASQAIRVAREFARNAVESNGRSMIIMGAGICQWFHGDATYRAVLTLLLLTGSMGRNGGGWAHYVGQEKCRPVTGWATMAMATDWSRPPRQMTGTSYWYVHTDQWRYDGYRADALASPVGRGRFAGKHTMDVLASATAMGWSPFFPQFDRSSLDIADEALAAGHDSSQIADYVARQLADGHLRLAVTDPDNPANWPRVLNVWRANLLGSSSKGNEYFLRHLLGTTSNVQATPAEAELRPEGITWTEDMPEGKLDLLMSIDFRMTSTTLLSDVVLPAATWYEKADLSSTDMHPYVHAFSPAVDPPWETRSDFEAFGAIARTFSTLAATHLGVRTDVVLGTLQHDTPAAMSYPSGTERDWRVTGELPVPGKSMGPVTVVQRDYPSIAQKWATLGPLVETLGVTTKGVTTHPGHEVAELAGRFGVMDSGVAQGRPAVTTAERMADVILALSGTSNGRLAVEGFRALERRVGRPLVHLAAGSEERRITYADTQARPVPVITSPEWSGSETGGRRYAPFTVNIEELKPFHTLTGRMHFYVDHDWLEELGEQLPIYRPPLDMSRLFGEPRLGEEGIGLTVRYLTPHSKWSIHSEYQDNLFMLSLSRGGPTMWMSPADAATISVRDNDWVEAVNRNGVLVCRVVVSHRMPDGVVYVYHAQERTIDVPLTETTGTRGGIHNSLTRLLIKPSHLAGGYAQHSFAFNYLGPTGNQRDEVTVVRRRSQEVQY; via the coding sequence GTGAGAACGCCGCGTATCGGTGGAGCTGCCGAGGAACTGTTGGCGCGCAGCGGCCGTTTCTTCACTCCCGGAACGATCTCCCCGGATGCGCGCACCGTCAGCCATCGCGGTGGTCGGGACGGTGACGTGTTCTACCGCGACCGGTGGAGCCACGACAAGGTAGTGCGCTCCACGCACGGTGTCAACTGCACGGGGTCGTGTTCGTGGAAGATCTATGTCAAGGACGGGATCATCACCTGGGAGACCCAGGAAACCGATTACCCCTCGGTGGGCGCCGACCGCCCCGAGTACGAGCCACGGGGCTGCCCGCGCGGGGCGGCGTTCTCCTGGTACACCTACTCACCGACCCGGGTGCGATACCCGTACGCGCGGGGCGTGCTGGTGGAGATGTATCGCGAGGCCAGGGGCCGATTGGGCGACCCGGTGCTGGCCTGGGCCGATATCCAGAACGATGCCGACCGTCGGCGGCGGTACCAGCAGGCCCGTGGCAAGGGCGGACTGGTCAGGGTGAGCTGGGCGGAGGCGACCGAGATGATCGCCGCCGCGCATGTGCACACGATCAAGACCTACGGTCCGGACCGAGTCGCCGGGTTCTCGCCGATCCCGGCGATGTCGATGGTCAGCCATGCGGCCGGCTCGCGGTTTGTCGAACTGGTGGGCGGGGTGATGACCTCGTTCTACGACTGGTATGCAGACCTGCCGGTGGCCTCGCCGCAGGTCTTCGGCGATCAGACCGACGTCCCCGAATCCGGTGACTGGTGGGACGCCGCGTATCTGCTGATGTGGGGCTCCAACGTGCCGGTGACCAGGACGCCGGACGCCCATTGGATGGCCGAAGTCCGTTACCGCGGAACGAAAGTGGTGACGATCAGCCCGGACTACGCGGACAACACCAAGTTCGCCGACGAGTGGATGCCCTGCGCCGCGGGCACCGACGGGGCGCTCGCGATGGCCATGGGTCACGTCATTCTTTCCGAATGCTTTGTCGACAAGCAGATTCCATTCTTCACCGACTACGTGCGCACGTTCACCGACCTTCCGTTCCTGATCACGTTGGAGGAGCGCGACGGTGCGCTGGTGCCTGCGAAGAACCTGACGGCCGCCGATCTGGGCCTGGACGTCGAGAATGCCGCCTTCAAACCGGTGCTGTGGGACACCGCGGGTGACTGCGCGGCGGTGCCCAAGGGGTCGCTGGGTTTCCGGTTCGGGGACAGTGGTGCCGGAAGCTGGAATCTGGACCTGGAGAGCCTGATGCCGGCGCTCACCGTGGCCGTCGACGGCGGGCCGACGGCCGAGATCACGTTGCCGCGCTTCGACACCGTCGACGGTCACGGCGCGACCATGGTGCGTGGGGTTCCGGTGCGCCGTATCGCAGACCGCTTGGTGTGTACGGTTTTCGACTTGATGCTCGCCCAGTACGGGGTGGCGCGCCCGGGCCTTCCCGGCGATTGGCCGAGCGGCTATCAGGACGCCGCCACGCCCTACACGCCTGCCTGGCAGGAGGTGATCACCGGGGTCTCGGCATCCCAGGCCATCCGGGTCGCCCGGGAGTTCGCGCGCAACGCCGTGGAGTCCAACGGACGCTCGATGATCATCATGGGCGCGGGGATCTGCCAGTGGTTCCACGGGGACGCCACCTACCGGGCGGTGCTGACGCTGTTACTGCTGACCGGGTCCATGGGACGCAACGGCGGCGGATGGGCCCACTACGTGGGCCAGGAGAAATGCCGACCGGTGACGGGGTGGGCCACCATGGCGATGGCCACCGACTGGTCGCGGCCACCGCGCCAGATGACCGGCACCTCCTACTGGTACGTGCACACCGACCAGTGGCGCTACGACGGCTACCGCGCCGACGCATTGGCCAGCCCGGTGGGTCGAGGCCGGTTCGCCGGTAAGCACACAATGGATGTGCTGGCGTCGGCGACGGCGATGGGCTGGAGCCCGTTCTTCCCGCAGTTCGACCGCTCCAGCCTCGATATCGCCGACGAGGCGTTGGCCGCCGGCCACGACAGCTCGCAGATCGCGGACTACGTGGCCCGCCAACTGGCCGACGGGCATCTCAGGTTGGCCGTCACCGACCCGGACAATCCGGCGAACTGGCCGCGGGTGCTCAACGTCTGGCGGGCCAACCTGCTGGGCTCCTCGAGCAAGGGCAACGAGTACTTCTTGCGGCACCTGCTCGGCACAACCTCCAACGTCCAGGCGACGCCCGCCGAGGCGGAGCTGCGACCTGAGGGCATCACCTGGACCGAAGACATGCCGGAGGGAAAACTGGACCTGTTGATGTCCATTGACTTCCGGATGACATCCACGACCCTGCTCTCCGACGTGGTGCTGCCGGCGGCCACCTGGTACGAGAAGGCAGACCTGTCCAGCACCGACATGCACCCCTATGTGCACGCGTTCAGTCCGGCGGTCGACCCGCCGTGGGAGACCCGATCGGACTTCGAGGCATTCGGGGCGATAGCCCGCACCTTTAGTACCCTCGCGGCCACCCATCTCGGGGTGCGTACCGATGTGGTGCTGGGTACCTTGCAGCACGACACCCCGGCGGCGATGTCCTATCCGTCCGGCACGGAACGAGACTGGCGGGTCACCGGCGAGCTGCCGGTGCCCGGGAAAAGCATGGGACCGGTGACGGTCGTGCAGCGGGACTATCCGTCGATCGCCCAGAAATGGGCCACTCTGGGGCCGCTGGTGGAAACCCTCGGCGTCACCACCAAGGGCGTCACGACCCACCCCGGCCACGAAGTGGCAGAGCTCGCCGGACGGTTCGGTGTGATGGACTCCGGTGTCGCACAAGGTCGACCGGCCGTCACGACCGCGGAGCGGATGGCAGATGTCATCCTCGCGTTGTCCGGGACCTCAAATGGTCGGCTGGCCGTCGAAGGCTTCCGCGCCCTGGAACGGCGGGTGGGGCGCCCGCTGGTGCACCTGGCCGCCGGCAGCGAGGAACGCCGAATCACCTACGCCGACACCCAGGCCCGGCCGGTTCCGGTGATCACGAGTCCGGAATGGTCGGGTAGCGAGACCGGGGGTCGGCGCTACGCCCCGTTCACGGTGAACATCGAAGAGCTCAAACCGTTCCACACGCTCACCGGGCGGATGCACTTCTACGTCGACCACGACTGGCTGGAGGAACTGGGCGAACAACTGCCCATCTACCGTCCGCCGCTGGATATGTCCCGACTGTTCGGCGAACCACGCCTCGGCGAGGAGGGTATCGGCCTGACCGTTCGCTACCTGACCCCGCACTCGAAATGGTCGATCCACTCCGAGTATCAGGACAATCTGTTCATGCTGTCGCTGTCCCGGGGCGGGCCGACCATGTGGATGAGCCCCGCGGACGCCGCCACGATCTCGGTGCGCGACAACGACTGGGTTGAGGCGGTGAACCGCAACGGTGTATTGGTGTGCCGTGTCGTCGTCAGCCACCGGATGCCCGACGGGGTGGTGTACGTCTACCACGCGCAGGAGCGGACGATCGATGTTCCGCTCACCGAAACGACGGGAACGCGTGGGGGCATCCACAATTCGTTGACCCGGCTGCTGATCAAACCCAGTCACCTGGCCGGTGGCTACGCCCAGCATTCCTTCGCGTTCAACTATCTCGGCCCCACCGGCAACCAACGGGACGAAGTGACCGTGGTGCGGCGCCGGTCCCAGGAGGTGCAGTACTGA
- a CDS encoding nitrate/nitrite transporter, whose amino-acid sequence MIGPLSTTYAGDIRLSSTQASMLVATPILVGSLGRIVIGSLTDRWGGRVMFIAVSLASIPPVLAVGAAATAGSYPLLLVSGFFLGIAGTVFAVGIPFVNSWHEPARRGFATGVFGMGMVGTALSAFFTPRFVNWFGLMGTHVIVAVALALTAVLCVATMRDAPAFHPNTDPVVPKLKAAAKLPVTWEMSFLYAVVFGGFVAFSNYLPTLIKTVYGFSAVDAGARTAGFALAAVLARPVGGALSDRIPPKYVVLVSLAGTALMATVAAFEPPPDLWSAVTFIALALFLGVGTGGVFAWVARRAPAKSVGSVTGIVSAAGGLGGYFPPLVMGATYDPVGNDYTIGLLLLVATAVIALVFTAVRLHTREPDAAKGAPV is encoded by the coding sequence ATGATCGGTCCGCTCTCGACCACGTATGCCGGCGATATCCGCCTGTCCAGCACCCAGGCGTCGATGCTGGTGGCCACTCCCATCCTCGTCGGATCGCTCGGCCGAATCGTCATCGGTTCGCTGACCGACAGATGGGGCGGACGCGTGATGTTCATCGCGGTGTCGCTGGCGTCCATCCCACCCGTCCTTGCCGTCGGGGCGGCGGCTACGGCGGGCTCTTATCCGTTGTTGCTCGTGTCGGGATTCTTCCTCGGCATCGCCGGCACGGTATTCGCCGTCGGGATTCCGTTCGTCAACAGCTGGCACGAACCGGCGCGTCGTGGCTTTGCCACCGGGGTGTTCGGCATGGGCATGGTCGGCACGGCGCTCTCGGCCTTCTTCACACCGAGGTTCGTCAACTGGTTCGGACTGATGGGCACCCACGTCATCGTGGCGGTCGCGCTCGCGCTGACCGCGGTGTTGTGCGTGGCGACGATGCGCGATGCCCCGGCATTCCACCCCAACACCGACCCGGTGGTGCCGAAACTCAAGGCGGCGGCCAAACTCCCGGTGACCTGGGAGATGTCGTTCCTGTACGCGGTGGTGTTCGGCGGTTTCGTGGCCTTCAGCAACTATCTGCCCACGCTCATCAAAACGGTGTACGGGTTCTCCGCGGTGGACGCGGGAGCCCGCACGGCGGGGTTCGCCCTGGCCGCGGTGCTGGCGCGCCCGGTCGGAGGTGCGCTGTCCGACCGCATCCCGCCTAAATACGTGGTGCTGGTGTCCCTCGCCGGAACCGCGCTGATGGCCACCGTCGCGGCCTTCGAACCACCGCCGGATCTGTGGTCGGCGGTCACGTTCATCGCCCTGGCGCTCTTCCTCGGCGTCGGAACCGGTGGCGTGTTCGCCTGGGTGGCACGTCGTGCACCGGCGAAGTCCGTCGGTTCGGTCACCGGAATTGTCTCTGCCGCAGGTGGTCTCGGCGGCTACTTCCCACCGTTGGTGATGGGTGCGACGTATGACCCGGTGGGCAACGACTACACGATCGGTCTGTTGTTGTTGGTGGCCACCGCGGTGATCGCGCTGGTCTTTACCGCGGTGCGACTGCACACCCGCGAACCGGATGCGGCGAAGGGAGCCCCGGTGTGA
- a CDS encoding ATP-dependent DNA ligase has product MLLAEIAATSTEVGSLSSRLAKVARVATTLSAAGTPAELPVIVAWLSGELPQRQIGVGWAALRTLPEPAGTATLTVSGVDATFTEIKSMAGPGSQARRAECLAALFGAATTDEQRFLRRLLSGELRQGALAGVMVDAVAKAATVPVAAVRRAAMLAGDLPAVAAALLTDGAGALDGFTPQVGRPVGPMLAQTATSVTDALDKLGGTALLESKLDGARVQVHRAGDRVSVYTRSLDDVTARLPEVVEAALALPVTALIADAEAIALRPDGRPHRFQVTASRFGSRSGERSREPLSVFFFDLLHRDGTDLLDLPMTERLAALDQLAPPHQRMQRVLTADPAVAQRFLADTLEAGHEGVMAKDPAAAYAAGRRGAAWLKVKPVHTLDLVVLAVEWGSGRRTGKLSNIHLGARDPRSGGFVMLGKTFKGMTDEMLDWQTRRFTDLAVDGTAGHIVELRPEQVVEIAYDGVQGSSRYPGGMALRFARVLRYRDDKSAAEADTVDTVREHYERNG; this is encoded by the coding sequence GTGCTGCTCGCCGAGATCGCGGCCACCTCCACCGAGGTGGGTTCGCTGTCGTCACGCCTGGCCAAGGTCGCCCGGGTCGCGACGACACTGTCCGCGGCCGGTACGCCCGCGGAGCTCCCGGTGATCGTCGCGTGGCTGTCCGGGGAGCTCCCGCAGCGCCAGATCGGCGTGGGTTGGGCGGCGCTGCGCACCCTGCCGGAACCGGCCGGCACCGCGACGCTCACCGTGTCCGGTGTCGATGCCACCTTCACCGAGATCAAGTCGATGGCCGGTCCCGGATCGCAGGCTCGGCGCGCCGAGTGTCTCGCCGCCCTGTTCGGTGCCGCCACCACCGACGAGCAGCGGTTCCTGCGCCGGTTGCTGTCCGGAGAGCTGCGCCAGGGTGCGCTGGCCGGCGTCATGGTCGACGCCGTCGCCAAGGCCGCCACCGTGCCGGTGGCCGCCGTGCGGCGGGCCGCGATGCTGGCCGGCGATCTGCCCGCGGTGGCCGCGGCGCTGCTGACCGACGGCGCTGGTGCGCTGGACGGGTTCACCCCGCAGGTCGGTCGACCCGTCGGGCCGATGCTGGCCCAGACCGCGACGTCGGTGACCGACGCGCTCGACAAGCTCGGCGGCACAGCGCTGTTGGAATCCAAGTTGGACGGCGCGCGGGTGCAGGTCCATCGCGCCGGTGACCGGGTGTCGGTCTACACCCGCAGTCTCGACGATGTCACCGCCCGTCTGCCCGAGGTCGTCGAGGCCGCGTTGGCCCTGCCGGTCACCGCCCTCATCGCCGACGCCGAGGCGATCGCACTGCGCCCGGATGGGCGGCCGCACCGCTTTCAGGTGACCGCGTCGCGATTCGGCTCCCGGTCCGGTGAGCGGAGCCGCGAGCCGCTCTCGGTGTTCTTCTTCGACCTGTTGCACCGGGACGGCACCGACCTGCTGGACCTGCCGATGACCGAACGGCTCGCCGCGCTGGACCAGCTGGCGCCCCCGCATCAGCGGATGCAACGCGTATTGACCGCCGATCCGGCTGTCGCGCAACGATTCCTGGCCGACACGCTGGAGGCCGGGCACGAAGGTGTGATGGCCAAGGACCCGGCCGCCGCCTACGCTGCGGGCCGGCGCGGCGCGGCCTGGCTGAAGGTGAAGCCGGTGCACACCCTGGATCTGGTGGTGCTGGCCGTCGAGTGGGGCTCGGGGCGGCGCACCGGCAAGCTGTCGAATATCCACCTCGGCGCCCGCGATCCCCGGTCCGGGGGTTTCGTCATGCTGGGCAAGACGTTCAAGGGCATGACCGACGAGATGCTGGACTGGCAGACCCGACGTTTCACCGACCTCGCGGTCGACGGCACCGCGGGCCATATCGTCGAGCTGCGGCCCGAGCAGGTCGTCGAGATCGCCTACGACGGTGTGCAGGGTTCGAGCCGCTATCCCGGCGGGATGGCGCTGCGGTTCGCCCGGGTGCTGCGCTACCGGGACGACAAGAGCGCCGCCGAGGCCGACACGGTCGATACCGTCCGTGAACACTACGAACGCAACGGATGA
- a CDS encoding carbon starvation CstA family protein has translation MGSQTAPERTEETRGAITFVRNDKDLPPVAIIDRSPITGKHRIIFGVIAVLGAFAWAVIAFFRGETVNAVWFVIAAICTYVIGFRFYARLIEMKIVKPRDEVATPAEVFENGTDYMPTDRRVLFGHHFAAIAGAGPLVGPVLAMQMGYLPGTIWIIIGALVAGCVQDYLVLSISVRRRGRSLGQMAKDELGVVGGAAAIIGVLVIMVILLAVLALVVVNALAESPWGVFSIAMTIPIAIFMGLYLRFLRPGRVSEVSLIGVALLLLAVVSGGWVADTSWGADWFTLSKVTLSWCIIIYGLAASVLPVWLLLAPRDYLSTFMKVGTIALLAVGILLARPIMEAPAISSFAASGTGPVFAGSLFPFLFITIACGALSGFHSLISSGTTPKLLEKESQMRLIGYGGMLTESFVAIMALITAAILNQHLYFVMNAPAAATGTSAQTAADYVNGLGLSGPPITGGEIEAAAQSVGEESIVSRTGGAPTLAFGMSEVLHQVFGGQSLKAFWYHFAIMFEALFILTTVDAGTRVARFMLSDALGNLGGPLKKLQNPSWRVGAWICSVVVVLAWGSILLMGVTDPLGGINTLFPLFGIANQLLAAIALTVVTVVVIKRGLLKWAWIPGVPLAWDLVVTMTASWQKIFSGDPKVGYWTQHFQYRDAKEAGKATFGAAKNPDQIDAVIRNTFIQGSLSVIFAVLVVVVVAAGVIMALKAIRGSGRPLAEDDPVPSRIFAPSGLISTAAEKEVQKQWDALPTSSARSVGTGHH, from the coding sequence ATGGGATCACAGACCGCTCCTGAGCGCACCGAGGAGACCCGCGGCGCCATCACCTTCGTCCGCAACGACAAGGATCTGCCGCCGGTGGCGATCATCGACCGGTCCCCGATCACCGGCAAGCACCGCATCATCTTCGGCGTGATCGCCGTGCTGGGCGCGTTCGCCTGGGCCGTCATCGCGTTCTTCCGCGGCGAGACCGTCAACGCGGTGTGGTTCGTCATCGCGGCCATCTGCACCTACGTCATCGGTTTCCGGTTCTACGCCCGGTTGATCGAGATGAAGATCGTCAAACCGCGCGATGAGGTCGCCACCCCCGCCGAGGTGTTCGAGAACGGCACCGACTACATGCCGACCGACCGCAGGGTGCTCTTCGGCCATCACTTCGCTGCCATCGCCGGCGCCGGGCCGCTGGTGGGCCCGGTACTCGCCATGCAGATGGGTTATTTGCCGGGCACCATCTGGATCATCATCGGTGCGCTCGTCGCCGGCTGTGTCCAGGACTATCTGGTGCTGTCGATATCGGTGCGCCGACGGGGTCGTTCACTGGGCCAGATGGCCAAGGACGAATTGGGGGTCGTCGGCGGCGCGGCGGCGATCATCGGGGTCTTGGTCATCATGGTGATCCTGCTCGCGGTGCTGGCGCTGGTGGTGGTGAACGCCCTGGCCGAAAGTCCCTGGGGCGTGTTCTCCATCGCGATGACGATCCCGATCGCCATCTTCATGGGCTTGTACCTGCGTTTCCTGCGCCCCGGCCGGGTGTCGGAGGTATCGCTGATCGGTGTCGCGTTGCTTCTGCTCGCGGTGGTCTCCGGCGGGTGGGTCGCCGACACGTCCTGGGGTGCAGACTGGTTCACCCTGTCCAAGGTGACGCTGTCATGGTGCATCATCATCTACGGCCTGGCCGCGTCGGTGCTGCCGGTGTGGCTGCTGCTCGCGCCGCGCGACTACCTGTCGACCTTCATGAAGGTCGGCACCATCGCGCTGTTGGCGGTCGGCATCCTGCTCGCCCGCCCGATCATGGAGGCCCCGGCCATCTCGTCGTTCGCCGCCAGCGGCACCGGCCCGGTGTTCGCCGGTTCGCTGTTTCCCTTCCTGTTCATCACGATCGCCTGCGGTGCGCTGTCGGGCTTTCACTCACTGATCTCCTCGGGCACCACCCCGAAGTTGTTGGAGAAGGAAAGCCAGATGCGGCTGATCGGCTACGGCGGCATGCTCACCGAGTCCTTCGTGGCGATCATGGCGCTGATCACCGCGGCCATTCTCAACCAGCACCTGTACTTCGTGATGAACGCACCGGCTGCCGCCACCGGGACCTCCGCGCAGACCGCGGCCGATTATGTCAACGGGCTCGGCCTGTCCGGCCCGCCCATCACCGGCGGCGAGATCGAGGCCGCCGCGCAGAGCGTCGGCGAGGAATCGATCGTGTCCCGCACCGGCGGTGCCCCGACGTTGGCGTTCGGCATGTCCGAGGTGCTCCATCAGGTCTTCGGCGGCCAGAGCCTGAAGGCATTCTGGTATCACTTCGCGATCATGTTCGAGGCGTTGTTCATCCTCACCACCGTCGACGCCGGTACCCGGGTGGCCCGCTTCATGCTCTCCGATGCGCTCGGCAATCTGGGCGGGCCGCTGAAGAAGCTGCAGAACCCGAGCTGGCGGGTGGGGGCCTGGATCTGCAGCGTCGTCGTGGTGCTCGCCTGGGGCAGCATCCTGCTGATGGGTGTCACCGATCCGCTCGGCGGTATCAACACCCTCTTCCCGCTGTTCGGCATCGCCAACCAGTTGCTGGCGGCCATCGCGCTGACGGTGGTCACCGTCGTGGTGATCAAACGCGGACTACTGAAATGGGCCTGGATTCCCGGGGTTCCGCTGGCTTGGGATCTGGTGGTGACCATGACGGCGTCGTGGCAGAAGATCTTCTCCGGCGACCCCAAGGTCGGTTACTGGACGCAGCACTTCCAGTACCGCGATGCCAAGGAGGCGGGCAAGGCGACCTTCGGCGCCGCGAAGAACCCCGATCAGATCGACGCCGTCATCCGCAACACCTTCATCCAGGGGTCACTGTCGGTCATCTTCGCGGTTCTGGTGGTGGTCGTCGTCGCGGCCGGAGTGATCATGGCGCTCAAGGCGATACGCGGTTCGGGCCGGCCACTGGCCGAGGACGATCCGGTGCCGTCACGCATCTTCGCACCGTCCGGACTGATTTCCACCGCTGCCGAGAAGGAGGTGCAGAAACAATGGGACGCGCTGCCGACATCATCGGCCAGATCGGTTGGTACTGGTCATCATTGA
- a CDS encoding YbdD/YjiX family protein: MGDNHYRRYVEHLARRHPGEPVPTEREYWRMRHAAIETNPQSRCC; encoded by the coding sequence ATGGGTGACAACCATTATCGTCGCTACGTCGAGCACCTCGCCCGGCGACACCCGGGTGAGCCGGTGCCCACCGAACGTGAGTACTGGCGGATGCGCCATGCCGCGATCGAGACCAACCCGCAGTCGCGCTGCTGCTAG
- a CDS encoding cytochrome P450, protein MSTPTMDDAAKVLADPKAYTDEAGLHAALTHLRANAPVSWVEVPDYAPFWAITKHADIMEIERANDIFTNSPRPVLVTKQGDEQQAAVGIKTLIHMDDPQHRDFRAIGANWFRPKAMRALKDRADELAVQFIDKMAAEGPECDFVQQVAVNYPLYMIMTLLGVPESDFASMLRWTQELFGSDDEELQRGTMEESMGALLEMFQYFTELTASRRANPTDDLASTIANATINGKPLDDIETVSYYAILAAAGHDTSSASISGGMAALLQHPDQLARLRSDMSLMPLAVEEMIRWTTPVKEFMRTAQRDYDLRGTRIKAGESVLLSYVSGNRDEDVFDEPFRFDIGRDPNKHISFGYGVHFCLGAALARLEVNSFFSALLPRLESAELAGEPAHMATTFVGGLKHLPIRYRLS, encoded by the coding sequence GTGAGCACACCGACGATGGACGACGCCGCAAAGGTCTTGGCGGACCCGAAGGCCTACACCGATGAGGCCGGGCTGCATGCCGCGCTGACCCACCTGCGTGCCAACGCGCCGGTGTCCTGGGTGGAGGTGCCGGACTACGCCCCGTTCTGGGCCATCACCAAACACGCCGACATCATGGAGATCGAGCGCGCCAACGACATCTTCACCAATTCGCCGCGGCCGGTCCTGGTCACCAAGCAGGGTGACGAGCAGCAAGCCGCGGTCGGCATCAAGACGCTGATCCACATGGACGATCCGCAGCATCGGGATTTCCGGGCGATCGGGGCAAACTGGTTCCGGCCCAAGGCCATGCGCGCACTCAAGGACCGGGCCGATGAACTGGCGGTGCAATTCATCGACAAGATGGCGGCCGAAGGCCCGGAATGTGACTTCGTCCAGCAGGTGGCGGTCAACTACCCGCTGTACATGATCATGACGCTGCTGGGTGTGCCGGAGTCGGATTTCGCCTCCATGCTGCGCTGGACACAGGAACTGTTCGGCAGTGACGACGAGGAACTGCAGCGCGGCACCATGGAGGAGAGCATGGGTGCGCTGCTGGAGATGTTCCAGTACTTCACCGAGCTGACCGCGTCACGCCGGGCCAACCCAACCGATGATCTGGCCTCCACCATCGCCAACGCGACCATCAACGGCAAGCCGCTCGACGACATCGAAACCGTCTCGTACTACGCGATTCTGGCTGCGGCCGGGCATGACACGTCCAGCGCGAGCATCTCCGGGGGAATGGCGGCACTGCTGCAACACCCCGATCAGCTGGCCCGGTTGCGCAGCGATATGAGCCTGATGCCGCTGGCGGTCGAGGAGATGATCCGCTGGACCACGCCGGTCAAGGAGTTCATGCGGACCGCGCAGCGCGACTACGACCTGCGCGGCACCCGGATCAAGGCGGGCGAATCGGTGCTGCTGTCCTATGTGTCCGGCAATCGCGACGAGGACGTGTTCGATGAGCCGTTCCGGTTCGATATCGGCCGGGACCCCAACAAGCACATCTCCTTCGGGTACGGGGTGCACTTCTGTCTAGGTGCCGCGCTGGCCCGCCTCGAGGTCAACAGCTTCTTCTCCGCGCTGCTGCCGCGGCTGGAGTCCGCCGAGCTGGCCGGCGAACCGGCGCACATGGCGACCACCTTCGTCGGCGGGCTCAAACACCTGCCGATCCGGTACCGGCTCAGCTAG
- a CDS encoding SDR family oxidoreductase → MDRISGRTVVITGAARGIGYATATALRDRGARVVIGDRDVEALQAAVSTLGHDRVSGHPLDVTDRESFTGFLNRARVDGDGRIDVLINNAGVMPIGGFLDQSEQALRSAIEVNFYGVITGCQLVLPEMIERGAGHIVNVASLAGLMPVPGQTVYSGTKSAVISLSSAMADEFAGRGIEVSVVMPPFTRTELISGTAQNRANRPVEPEDIAAAIVRALDKPKTHVTVPGGIRFVLGPLGLLGPRGRRWVSRRVGTDKVFLEFDTAARQGYEQRARSALGVVGDDV, encoded by the coding sequence GTGGACAGGATCAGCGGGAGGACCGTGGTGATCACCGGTGCCGCCCGGGGCATCGGGTATGCCACCGCCACGGCGCTGCGTGACCGCGGGGCCCGGGTGGTGATCGGCGACCGTGATGTCGAGGCGTTGCAGGCCGCGGTGTCGACGCTCGGACATGACCGGGTCAGCGGGCATCCGCTCGACGTCACCGACCGCGAGTCGTTCACGGGTTTCCTGAATCGGGCGCGCGTCGACGGTGACGGCCGCATCGACGTGTTGATCAACAATGCCGGGGTGATGCCGATCGGCGGATTCCTCGATCAGTCCGAGCAGGCGCTGCGCTCGGCCATCGAGGTGAACTTCTACGGGGTGATCACCGGGTGTCAGTTGGTGCTGCCCGAGATGATCGAGCGCGGCGCCGGCCACATCGTCAACGTGGCGTCGCTGGCCGGGCTGATGCCGGTGCCCGGCCAGACCGTCTACTCCGGGACGAAATCCGCGGTGATCAGCCTGTCCAGTGCGATGGCCGACGAGTTCGCCGGCCGCGGTATCGAAGTCAGCGTGGTGATGCCGCCGTTCACCCGCACCGAGTTGATCTCCGGCACCGCGCAGAACCGGGCGAACCGGCCCGTCGAGCCCGAGGACATCGCCGCGGCCATCGTGCGGGCGCTGGACAAACCCAAGACGCATGTGACGGTGCCCGGCGGGATCCGGTTCGTGCTCGGCCCGCTGGGGTTGCTCGGCCCGCGCGGCCGGCGTTGGGTGAGCCGCCGGGTCGGCACCGACAAGGTGTTCCTGGAATTCGACACCGCCGCGCGGCAGGGCTATGAGCAACGTGCTCGGTCCGCGCTCGGTGTGGTGGGGGATGACGTGTAA